The nucleotide window ATGAGCTGTTGATATGAGTTTTCCTTTTTGCTGAGATAATTTATTTTTAAAGAACATGGTTAATGTTAATAAGGCATCATACTTGGAGTCTTTTATTAATAGCTGAAGAAAAAAATTACCCTATATGCAGGGAAGGGTCACAATCATGATGAAAATACTCCTGTTGATTAGCTTGATTAGCATGGCCACTAGACCCACTAGGTCCAACATCCTGGCAAGACATTTGCAGCACATTTTCCGCACTAGTTTCTTGTATCTGGTACAACAAAGAGGTAAAAATTGAAGCACGCATAGCTCACACTGCTTTCGAATATATGTGACGAACTCAGCCATTAATTTACCATTCCCAATAAAAACCACAGCCATGGAATTTTAATTTTAACAACAATATAAATACCTTCTTTTGCCAAGAAATCTATGGTCCGTTGTGCATTTCCATCGAACAAGCAAAAAAAATACATATTCAAAAACCCGTTGAAAGAGCAGGACATTATCATCGTGGACTGTCTCATATTTCAGTTGCACGATCTTTCTTTAGTTAGGAGAAAGAAACTAGATGATTGACAATTTAATGAAATAACCGAAACAATACGAAGTCGGCTAGTGCTAACTTTCCCTCCATATATATGTTTTTATTTTATCACTGAGGCTTCCCTGTACTGTGTATGGAACTCCTGAGCGTGTCTAAATGAGGATTAACCAAAATAATTTGTGTATATATGGCACATTCAAGCTAAGCCAATGctggaaataaaataaaatgattaAAAACCGTGAGGGAAGAGATGAGGTTTATCACTCATATTGATGTATTATACCTTCTTCCGTAAGTCTTTATTAACATCTTGCAGTTGTTGTTCCTGCACAAATTAGTAATTAGTAATTCTGGGGCCTCTACGCTGAAAGAAATATATTGAACAAGATCAGGGCTTAACAAGACGACACACGTGTTACCTTGCGCTTGAGCTCAAAGAGCTGATCAAGTGACTGTTGGCTCTGTATAAGTCATACACAGAAATAGCTAGTCAGCATGACATTCTACATGTTAAACAAATCTGATCTCAAACATTTACATATTATTACAGCATGCATCTGAAATCTGAACCTACGACTTGTGAAGTACATATATGGAAATATGATCACCAGTGAATTTACTTGACTATGATGATGTACCTTTGTCGCCCTGATATGTTTGAGAGATATCTCAATTTGGTTCTCAAGCTGCTCAAGTTCCTTCATGTTAAGTGGGCCCAAGTCCTCGCCAAGAAGATTTCTGTAAAAGATCAATAATTTAATATAGGCACTAACAGCTCCTCTCTTCTCTCTGTAATCTCTCTCAACTCTCAAGTACACACATAGTAAAAAAAGGCTCAACACATACACACGTATTCCATTAATCACTCCATGCTCTCATCGCTTCCTAAACTCTCTCCATGATCAAGACGACTCGGAAACCATCTGTGAACCAAGCAAACTATATGCAGGCACTTCTCCTTATCTATGATCTCTACTTGCATGCAGGCCATTCGATAATTATGTAATGCAGCAACTAAAACGCAGACGGCCACACAACAAACACATGTCTGCGTCTACTAATGTGTGTTTGCCTCCATCTCCCTCTAAGACCACGCATGCTAAGTCCATGTCATCCATGATCGCTTAGTCAATGACAATATTAAATAGCAATCGGTCACCTGGTAAGTAATTAATGATCGATATATCTAACATTTCCTATAGTTGGCTAGGTAGGGACTACATACCTCTGAGTTGTCTGTAGGAACTCAACTCTTGTCTTCAGCTTCAAGTACTCCTGGTAATTGCTCTAGTTTGGATAAGAAAAATTAACAACCCACTGGTCAAGTAATCGAGTGAAATCATGACTATAATACAGAACTACATTATGCATAAACCATATATATGTATGGTTGTTTACAAGGTACTGCAAAAACTTTCTAGGAGATAATAGCTATGTGACAATGAAAATAGAACGGTATGGCATACTATAAGATACTGCTAATGAAATattccaaagttg belongs to Triticum urartu cultivar G1812 chromosome 7, Tu2.1, whole genome shotgun sequence and includes:
- the LOC125524128 gene encoding MADS-box transcription factor 5-like, coding for MGRGKVELKRIDNKISRQVTFAKRRNGLLKKAYELSVLCDAEVALIIFSTRGRLFEFSTSSCMYKTLERYRSCNFNSEATATPETEQSNYQEYLKLKTRVEFLQTTQRNLLGEDLGPLNMKELEQLENQIEISLKHIRATKSQQSLDQLFELKRKEQQLQDVNKDLRKKIQETSAENVLQMSCQDVGPSGSSGHANQANQQEYFHHDCDPSLHIGYQRNFLDQLNKE